Proteins encoded in a region of the Sander lucioperca isolate FBNREF2018 chromosome 18, SLUC_FBN_1.2, whole genome shotgun sequence genome:
- the apoba gene encoding apolipoprotein B-100 isoform X2 yields MMSLDKEILYIHTTCLFSFQQAYFALISSTENEVFGHYIFMENAFSLPTASGFPLKFSLAGVFAPGAKGGLTYSPANTMTDLSFMPSVGLEFITQMGVHIPDYVEAGLEMHTNMYHESSLNAKITMSRKQMRLSIPAPKSNTQLFSISNKLLSVSSGQTKIVPSLVEDRTDSTDCQPLFYGLKLCTIARYSNATSVDQAPYYPLTGESRFAVEIQPTGEVSEYTATITDETLREGKKGRHKVDSLTLTLKAEGYDSSEATVALRYNHNKSTLTAEVVIPDYNVEAGIKLAVTDSDAKGKKMRGITIDVTNRNIPQLTLVGHSRLDMMKNAMLQLQMAIPSLKTDASVTATLKRDDDVFMDLETVINLPETSYQQKASLKYNDDTFEVELKSHLKSEIQKLIPNIENHHRQMQQLIDHILDQKVAKTDMKLRHIVTKGIEAGDIWLDKLTASIPYLAHLRSKRSISDLTLPALPEKLFLQSDSLFRYQFNKDKLAISLPLPHGGKKSEDINIPTTLSIPLIDLPEIGLYIPAKNYPLPSFTIPPSLDFTVPLLGLAEASTKINSNFYSWEGSITGGNNTVDVPSYIAQYKAMAQSPFHLLSYKLEGIGMMSGRADDNLKYLLNSSFSHSLIDTSFSVLETLKVTNKLNARASYKIEASSPVGMQASLYYSAQSTSALDSDEVSGDGTVDGSLKIGSFYTNTSYTHRYNLHPLDGEGRGESTLHINLPFIEVHNMIHGIYANSELNIVFKTNVQKDVIKHAAELKYKDAQLTLKSNAIATAMGKSLNNKVELSGSSHMAILTIESQADDDTNRAYSLITGSLDLNGLKVNSEGSLTVDTGRGLHKASVMIGRNGLTTSGTNSIQCSSVTVENIFSGEIDNNGAFLSSGTKVMAEESRGELSIEGKITPVVASLNGVLKGHAYGATTRNNIDILLNQRALTFTSNTMGTLKQMNTENSQTLTLTMWTLALHSKTNNFICEDIYYKQDTNVDMKPFVISFDMTNDLKLYDVSLNNEGHMKLELIKMDLSGRMKGSYGEEHKMNHIYELKYDNMAGTIKHSMSGNVMDAQLSHNCELEFAALSSKTNCEARIYSEPLRFDSTIRTMALPFSLTVDALINSDGEMNLYGKHTGQLYSKLLIKAEPLALAYSHDNQVSITHMLSSGESSTNLDNKFDGLLTPSDQSLTWKVKSELNNHTYNQDISTYNNPEKIGFEFSGVMLTDIFSKLSKDKRSEIQELGMAGFLKYDKNSDCHIINIPFIKSFPVAFEKLKNTCVQALELLQQSINNLDFNQRITDFKAKLDQLPMQVSDFMQVTDLENKMNQVKAKLDHLIHEFAVTMDDLEVAMNNLRKNMENMVMVIATKLRDLILTVKDYVKAGHLANNITKVLSQIGNQLWAFDEKYEIKQSFIKVLDAFEDIIRQIDLQKLTESSAGWLRELDSNYGILEKIKDKLSKMKQSIENFEVNMFLQTLEDYLLSIDLAMYVEQLSYKIPSSDIANMMESINDVIVNWIDEYEIPNKINTVYFYIRDLLLKYSLDNTFKELMDQVVILIKEIKIDKTVQLMVDALKSINFEFVYDRIMQLLHSVTSQLREIDFRKSIDDLNGCISLMLKSIKEFDYSAFVNEINKKIDELTNYINEQIKTYEIVQKIEAVREFLREIQSSIFTYLHKLKNTKVADALKKLKKVIDTTFYNDIKLKVQDILEDMRQRILDMNIRNEMNIYLQRASQSYSNGVSYISAQFNQLMEKIRKVANDNEIITQMKQTVDGVLGALKRAKIEIPTFTVPLTDLVIPAFTINLNKLQEISIPAQISVPEFTILNSYTIPAFTIDFDEIKANIVAILDKIQAFEIQTHDPEKIFGDLKVLYLSELPDLTFPEITLSEIKFPAFNIPKLNLNGFEITMLPIPEIKLPEVPSDICIPVFGKLHGEFRVNSPQYILETTGKIENSTSTPKNPQFTATITSYAKSPFELLEYSFEATAQLEAPRMKNLLFTEKVKASYVAFSIDHEGSLTLTGSSAEASAKTTTKDTTQMYTTDLVNNMALTIKNGISVAIDTTYNHILDIPSIETSSQASMKQNIAATMESGRITVTGETTGNGKWSIQDYSDEGTYKNNVEFNINFSTAKLTFVGEADCKAMKSKQTLTAESVVLSHITVEAICETELPFVKKSVVVLNGEAHVGELKVALTASHDAEFTESLSGFMANSLEFMTHPFEIVLDVKNKVNLKMFFPLKLSGKVDLQHDYGVILNSEKQRACWFTLARFNQYKYNHNFTAENNEMEILFHSSANGEANLDFLTVPLSIPEITVPYLAIKTPEVKDLSLWENAGFETLLTTPQQSFNMNLKLYYYKNADTHSFELHLEPIYNTIIGNAHIIHAQFEQCRDRVVVLLNDSYNQAKLQYIKHKIDTSSLPPRIFTVPGYKIPVLNIEVSAIRAEMPAFSYFVPKEISTPSFKVPALGFSVPSYTLVLPSLELPVVHVPETLSEIKLPTFTLPAIQNHILIPAMGNITCDFSFKSTFISLSANAGLYNQSDVVARFGASSTSVFDILNGKIDGTTSLTRKRGIKLATTVSLEHNNVEANHECAVSLTKRSMEGSVANTAKINLPFLNLELNQELTGNTKTKPNVVSKKKLKYMFNIPLIESVGKGNIEMNWALEALSSYVSLETSTQGKSDIMIMDSCNFAGDLENEANFYLNANSLRSTVRTVLNSNIDKQENQKQSSNNIFQFNMNKNVALDVSLQRMFATVGYTSNNYVDFTNFNTNGKHIVKGELDFVPLTTFKTTLSIAASQPSSLGHAELIQSINLVISSDKQSFTWSCKEQLASLIHACDLLLSNDKSEVRMDFTKSVEGHLAFLKSVRLPVYQKTLWDVFKYDQVTNMDDLQFLNISSSIVYTKTMDGQEYTIPFKLFENSITFIIPGISIAVPSWVKEIPYSIRNIDMRFENLDVPDFFTLPPAISVPAFDVPFTNLHVEHFTIDPKNLTIPKVITTTDFEIMLPGLPKMSVPSYDIETEYLQGKMSFLSFKMPQYGITVSSFTLPNSLTIEEHTISLNEIINQISNFQLPTIVTPEQKIEIPEIALHLPSSVFIPAFGALMATLNVSSPIYNVSATANVEKKDSNLVTSLNSICTSTMIFLEYDLSASATLGFDNGVIKLNGKYNFIHSDINVDWQHVLAQNLRMKRQTPQAGSMESRNTLNVDITSRTFVDANFRFASRKDGITASMSCPSSGFLGLQFQRRSPSQFYGKLFSRYLSTPEKDTDVFTAKAMLRNSQFILQTSWNWDFLHDVIEGTKNRIPAMTDAVLKFINKYHTAHFGFDLNRGGMKLKNTVSNVIERVYHEVPVSFTTLQNSINHLSDQGKDMYMKASESFMSMSVQDVIDMLAHKARQLLKHSKDTINVFAQSVTEFMSDTKFTVPGSEEKLSSLEMFQGAHQSVSRATDRAIQRFASLVEKISKYIREIKFTIPRTDVFNGNKIMDKLMSSIRSVYDQFRYSVRRGCDLLQKTVNYLLQVIGEKAKDFVTHLKDANVEIASQVDAIHAEVLQSSNRHIEEVKRYVAEYKDHAKVKIQEAYNALRMEQVNNDTNKFISILQSHLYSGLNESVHLMRRTSQSTAPYIRVSNKKMDIEIPLPFLWKSFSEWPTQSSQ; encoded by the exons GGTACGATTCATCTGAGGCCACTGTAGCTCTGAGATACAACCACAACAAGAGCACTCTCACCGCTGAGGTTGTCATTCCTGACTACAATGTGGAAGCAGGCATCAAGCTGGCTGTAACTGACAGTGATGCCAAAGGAAAGAAGATGAGAGGTATCACCATTGATGTCACCAACAGGAACATCCCACAGCTGACTCTTGTTGGACACTCAAG ACTTGACATGATGAAGAATGCCATGCTGCAACTCCAGATGGCCATTCCATCTCTGAAAACTGATGCCTCTGTCACTGCAACTCTGAAGAGGGATGATGATGTGTTCATGGACTTAGAGACAGTCATCAACCTCCCTGAGACATCCTACCAACAGAAAGCTTCCCTTAAATACA ATGATGACACGTTTGAGGTGGAACTGAAATCACATCTGAAGTCAGAGATTCAGAAACTGATCCCAAATATAGAGAATCATCACAGGCAGATGCAACAGCTCATCGATCATATCCTGGACCAGAAAGTGGCAAAGACTGATATGAAACTGCGTCACATAGTGACCAAAGGAATTGAG GCAGGTGATATATGGTTAGACAAACTGACAGCAAGCATCCCCTACCTTGCACACCTGCGGAGTAAGAGGAGCATCTCAGATCTCACCCTGCCAGCCCTGCCTGAGAAACTGTTTCTGCAGTC TGACAGTTTGTTCCGATACCAGTTCAACAAGGATAAGCTGGCCATCTCACTTCCTCTTCCACATGGAGGCAAAAAGTCAGAAGATATAAACATACCAACCACTCTGTCTATTCCCCTTATAGATTTACCAGAGATAGGTCTATATATCCCTGCCAAAAACTATCCACTACCATCATTCACTATACCACCTTCTTTGGATTTCACTGTCCCCCTTCTCGGTCTGGCTGAAGCATCCACCAAGATCAATAGCAACTTTTACAGCTGGGAAGGCTCCATCACTGGGGGCAACAACACTGTTGATGTCCCAAGCTACATTGCACAGTACAAAGCTATGGCCCAATCACCTTTTCATCTACTGTCATACAAGCTTGAAG GAATCGGGATGATGTCAGGAAGAGCTGATGATAATCTCAAGTATCTTCTGAATAGTTCCTTCAGCCATAGTCTCATTGACACAAGCTTCAGTGTCTTAGAAACCTTAAAGGTAACCAACAAATTGAATGCAAGAGCCAGCTACAAGATTGAAGCCTCTAGTCCAGTAGGCATGCAAGCCTCTCTTTACTACTCTGCTCAGTCAACTTCAGCTCTAGATTCAGATGAAGTCTCAGGAGATGGCACTGTGGACGGATCACTTAAAATAGGTTCATTCTACACCAATACCTCCTACACCCACAGATACAACCTACATCCACTAGAtggagaaggaagaggagagtCCACCCTGCACATCAACTTGCCATTTATCGAAGTTCACAACATGATACATGGAATCTATGCGAACTCTGAGTTGAACATTGTGTTCAAAACCAATGTCCAGAAGGATGTTATTAAGCATGCAGCAGAGCTCAAGTATAAAGATGCACAACTAACCCTAAAGAGCAATGCCATTGCCACAGCCATGGGTAAATCACTCAATAACAAAGTTGAGCTTAGTGGGTCCAGCCATATGGCCATCCTCACAATTGAGTCACAGGCAGATGATGACACAAATAGGGCATACTCACTTATAACAGGATCCCTGGATTTAAATGGGCTTAAGGTAAACTCTGAAGGTTCCCTCACCGTTGATACAGGTCGTGGATTGCACAAAGCTTCTGTTATGATTGGTAGAAATGGTCTGACCACAAGTGGAACTAACAGCATTCAGTGCAGCTCTGTCACGGTGGAGAATATATTCAGTGGTGAGATAGACAACAATGGAGCATTCCTGTCCTCTGGGACCAAAGTGATGGctgaggagagcagaggagagctgAGCATTGAGGGTAAAATCACACCTGTGGTAGCCTCTTTGAATGGTGTCCTTAAGGGCCATGCATATGGTGCAACTACAAGAAACAACATTGATATTTTACTTAACCAAAGGGCTCTGACCTTTACTAGCAATACAATGGGAACATTGAAGCAGATGAATACAGAAAATAGCCAAACACTGACCCTCACTATGTGGACCCTAGCCCTGCACTCCAAGACTAACAACTTCATCTGTGAAGATATTTACTACAAGCAAGACACCAATGTTGATATGAAACCATTTGTTATATCGTTTGATATGACAAATGATCTCAAGTTGTATGATGTCAGTTTGAACAATGAAGGTCACATGAAGCTTGAGCTGATTAAGATGGATCTGAGTGGAAGGATGAAGGGATCTTATGGAGAAGAACACAAAATGAATCATATCTATGAACTTAAGTATGATAATATGGCTGGTACAATAAAACACAGCATGTCTGGAAATGTAATGGATGCCCAGCTAAGTCACAACTGTGAACTTGAGTTTGCTGCCCTTTCCTCCAAGACAAACTGTGAGGCACGAATATATTCTGAACCTTTACGTTTTGACAGCACCATTCGCACTATGGCACTGCCTTTCAGCCTCACTGTTGATGCTCTTATCAACAGTGATGGAGAAATGAATCTATACGGGAAGCACACCGGACAGCTGTACAGCAAGTTGTTGATTAAAGCTGAGCCCCTAGCTCTTGCATACTCACATGACAACCAAGTATCAATCACACATATGCTTTCAAGTGGGGAGTCTTCCACTAATTTGGACAACAAATTTGATGGCCTCCTGACACCAAGTGACCAATCTCTGACCTGGAAAGTAAAATCTGAACTAAACAACCATACTTATAACCAGGACATCAGTACTTACAATAATCCTGAGAAGATTGGATTTGAGTTTTCAGGAGTAATGTTAACAGACATTTTCAGCAAATTAAGCAAAGACAAGAGATCAGAAATACAAGAATTAGGTATGGCTGGATTCCTCAAGTATGATAAGAACAGTGACTGTCATATCATTAACATCCCATTCATTAAGAGTTTTCCTGTTGCTTTTGAGAAGCTCAAGAACACATGTGTACAAGCCTTAGAATTGCTTCAACAATCCATCAACAATTTAGATTTTAATCAGAGAATTACTGACTTTAAAGCCAAGTTAGATCAGCTACCTATGCAAGTGAGTGACTTCATGCAAGTAACTGACTTAGAGAACAAAATGAATCAAGTAAAAGCAAAACTTGATCATTTAATCCATGAGTTTGCTGTAACAATGGATGACTTAGAGGTTGCAATGAACAATTTgagaaaaaacatggaaaatatgGTAATGGTCATTGCCACCAAATTGAGAGACCTCATCCTTACAGTCAAAGACTATGTCAAGGCCGGACACCTtgccaacaatataacaaaaGTACTTTCACAAATTGGAAATCAGCTTTGGGCCTTTGATGAGAAGTATGAAATCAAGCAGTCATTTATTAAAGTACTTGATGCCTTTGAGGACATAATCAGACAGATTGATTTACAGAAGCTCACAGAAAGCAGTGCTGGGTGGCTGCGAGAACTTGATTCTAACTATGGAATCTTGGAGAAAATCAAAGACAAACTGTCCAAAATGAAGCAGTCCATTGAGAACTTTGAAGTCAACATGTTTTTACAAACATTAGAGGATTATCTTCTCTCAATTGATTTGGCCATGTATGTTGAACAGCTATCATATAAAATCCCCTCTTCAGACATAGCAAATATGATGGAATCTATTAATGATGTTATTGTAAACTGGATTGATGAATATGAAATCCccaacaaaataaatacagtgtatttttacattagggatttacttttaaaatacagTCTTGATAATACATTTAAAGAATTAATGGATCAGGTAGTAATTCTAATCAAGGAAATCAAAATTGATAAGACTGTGCAATTAATGGTAGATGCTCTGAAATCTATCAACTTTGAATTTGTTTATGATAGAATTATGCAACTTCTGCACAGTGTGACAAGCCAGCTCAGAGAAATTGATTTTAGGAAAAGCATTGATGACCTTAATGGATGCATTTCTTTAATGCTTAAGTCAATCAAGGAATTTGACTACAGTGCATTTGTTAATGAGATTAACAAGAAAATTGATGAACTAACAAACTATATCAATGAACAGATTAAAACATATGAGATTGTGCAAAAAATTGAGGCAGTTAGGGAATTTCTTAGAGAGATCCAAAGTTCCATCTTCACATATTTGCACAAACTCAAAAACACAAAGGTAGCTGACGCTTTAAAGaaactgaaaaaagtgattgaCACAACATTTTACAATGACATCAAGTTAAAAGTGCAGGATATCCTTGAGGACATGCGACAAAGAATCCTTGACATGAATATCAGAAATGAAATGAACATTTACCTCCAAAGGGCAAGCCAATCCTACAGTAATGGGGTGTCCTACATTTCTGCGCAGTTTAACCAACTGATGGAGAAGATCAGAAAAGTAGCCAATGACAATGAGATTATCACCCAGATGAAGCAAACTGTAGATGGAGTTCTGGGTGCACTGAAGAGAGCTAAGATTGAAATTCCCACTTTTACTGTACCTCTCACTGACCTTGTCATTCCAGCGTTTACAATCAACTTGAACAAACTGCAGGAAATCAGCATCCCAGCTCAAATTTCAGTCCCTGAGTTCACCATCCTCAACTCCTACACAATTCCTGCCTTCACCATAGACTTTGATGAGATCAAAGCAAATATAGTTGCAATCCTTGACAAAATCCAAGCATTTGAGATCCAAACACATGATCCTGAGAAAATCTTTGGTGACCTTAAAGTTCTTTACCTATCTGAACTACCAGATCTCACCTTTCCAGAAATAACTCTTTCCGAAATAAAATTTCCAGCCTTCAATATCCCCAAATTAAATCTGAATGGCTTTGAAATTACAATGCTTCCAATTCCAGAGATCAAATTGCCTGAGGTTCCCAGTGACATTTGTATCCCAGTTTTTGGCAAACTACATGGAGAATTTAGAGTGAACTCCCCTCAGTACATTCTTGAAACTACAGGGAAGATTGAGAACTCAACGTCCACACCAAAAAACCCACAGTTTACAGCCACTATTACTTCTTATGCCAAATCACCCTTTGAACTCCTTGAATACAGCTTTGAAGCCACTGCTCAGTTGGAAGCTCCCAGAATGAAGAATTTGCTATTCACAGAAAAAGTGAAAGCCTCATATGTGGCCTTCTCGATTGATCATGAAGGATCCTTGACACTCACTGGCTCTTCTGCTGAGGCTTCTGCTAAGACCACTACCAAGGACACAACCCAAATGTACACAACAGACTTGGTCAACAATATGGCACTTACAATAAAGAATGGAATCTCTGTAGCCATAGACACAACCTACAACCACATCTTGGACATCCCGTCAATTGAAACTTCAAGTCAGGCATCAATGAAACAGAATATAGCAGCCACAATGGAATCAGGCAGAATAACTGTGACCGGTGAAACTACTGGTAATGGAAAGTGGTCCATTCAAGACTACTCTGATGAAGGTacatacaaaaacaatgtaGAATTCAACATCAATTTTAGCACGGCCAAGTTAACTTTTGTAGGAGAAGCAGACTGTAAGGCCATGAAATCTAAGCAAACACTGACTGCTGAATCAGTGGTCTTAAGCCATATCACTGTTGAAGCAATATGTGAAACTGAACTTCCATTTGTCAAGAAGAGTGTTGTGGTTTTAAATGGAGAGGCTCATGTTGGGGAATTGAAAGTTGCGTTGACAGCCTCTCATGATGCTGAATTCACTGAAAGTCTGAGTGGATTCATGGCCAACTCGCTGGAATTCATGACCCATCCATTTGAGATTGTGCTTGATGTTAAGAATAAAGTAAATTTAAAGATGTTCTTCCCCTTGAAACTTAGTGGAAAGGTGGATCTCCAGCATGACTATGGTGTCATACTAAACTCTGAGAAGCAGCGTGCCTGTTGGTTTACTTTGGCAAGATTCAACCAATACAAGTACAATCACAACTTCACAGCAGAAAACAATGAAATGGAAATCTTATTTCACTCATCAGCTAATGGAGAGGCTAATTTGGACTTTTTAACTGTTCCTTTATCTATCCCAGAGATAACTGTACCTTATCTTGCGATTAAAACCCCTGAGGTCAAAGACCTTTCTCTGTGGGAAAATGCTGGATTTGAAACCTTGCTTACCACTCCTCAACAGTCATTCAATATGAATCTAAAGCTTTATTACTACAAGAACGCTGATACACACAGCTTTGAATTACACCTTGAACCAATTTACAATACAATTATTGGCAATGCCCACATTATTCATGCTCAATTTGAACAATGTAGAGACAGAGTAGTTGTACTTCTAAATGATTCGTACAACCAAGCAAAGTTACAGTATATCAAACACAAAATAGACACTTCTAGCTTGCCTCCTAGAATCTTCACTGTCCCTGGATACAAAATACCAGTATTAAATATTGAGGTTTCTGCTATTAGGGCTGAGATGCCGGCCTTTAGCTACTTTGTTCCCAAGGAAATTAGTACACCAAGCTTCAAAGTTCCAGCACTGGGTTTCTCTGTTCCATCCTATACCCTTGTGCTACCATCTTTAGAGTTACCTGTCGTCCATGTTCCAGAAACTTTaagtgaaataaagctgcccACTTTCACACTACCAGCCATTCAGAACCACATTTTGATCCCAGCTATGGGTAACATAACTTGTGACTTCTCCTTCAAATCCACTTTTATTAGCTTAAGTGCTAATGCTGGCCTTTACAACCAGTCTGACGTAGTTGCAAGGTTTGGAGCTTCCTCAACATCTGTCTTTGACATTTTGAACGGAAAAATTGATGGAACCACCAGTTTGACAAGGAAGAGAGGAATAAAACTGGCTACCACTGTGTCCCTGGAGCATAATAATGTGGAGGCAAACCATGAATGTGCTGTTAGTCTCACCAAAAGGAGTATGGAAGGTTCTGTAGCCAACACTGCTAAAATCAATCTCCCCTTCCTCAATCTAGAATTGAATCAAGAACTCACCGGAAATACCAAGACCAAGCCAAATGTTGTTTCcaagaaaaaactaaaatacatgTTTAACATTCCTCTGATTGAGTCTGTAGGCAAAGGAAACATTGAAATGAACTGGGCACTGGAAGCACTTTCTTCTTATGTGTCACTGGAGACCTCTACCCAAGGAAAGTCAGACATAATGATAATGGACAGTTGTAACTTTGCTGGAGATCTAGAAAATGAGGCTAATTTCTACCTTAATGCCAATAGCCTGCGTTCAACTGTCAGGACTGTCTTAAACTCAAACATTGACAAACAGGAAAATCAAAAACAAAGCTCAaacaacatttttcagtttaacaTGAATAAGAACGTGGCTCTTGACGTCTCCTTGCAGCGAATGTTTGCAACAGTTGGCTACACCAGTAATAACTATGttgatttcacaaatttcaacACAAATGGAAAGCACATTGTTAAGGGAGAACTAGATTTTGTTCCTTTAACAACTTTCAAAACTACATTGAGCATTGCTGCAAGTCAGCCAAGTAGTTTGGGTCATGCTGAACTTATTCAGAGCATCAACCTTGTCATCAGCTCAGATAAGCAGTCTTTCACTTGGAGTTGTAAGGAACAGCTGGCATCTCTTATCCATGcttgtgatttacttttgtctaATGATAAATCTGAAGTACGCATGGACTTCACCAAATCAGTGGAAGGCCACCTAGCTTTCTTGAAGTCAGTTAGGCTTCCTGTATATCAGAAGACCCTGTGGGATGTTTTCAAGTATGATCAGGTCACAAATATGGATGACTTACAATTCCTTAACATCTCTTCCAGCATTGTGTACACAAAGACCATGGATGGCCAGGAGTATACAATTCCATTCAAACTATTTGAAAACAGCATCACTTTTATCATCCCTGGGATTAGTATTGCAGTGCCTTCTTGGGTAAAAGAAATTCCATACTCCATAAGGAACATAGACATGCGATTTGAAAACCTGGATGTCCCTGATTTTTTCACTCTTCCCCCTGCAATCTCAGTTCCAGCCTTTGATGTGCCATTTACCAATTTGCATGTGGAACACTTTACAATTGATCCTAAGAACCTTACCATCCCTAAGGTTATCACCACTACGGACTTTGAAATCATGTTGCCTGGCTTGCCAAAAATGTCAGTGCCTAGTTACGATATTGAAACAGAGTATCTACAGGGGAAAATGTCATTCCTTTCATTTAAGATGCCACAGTATGGAATCACAGTCTCATCTTTCACACTACCAAATTCCCTTACAATTGAAGAGCACACCATCAGCCTAAATGAAATCATAAACCAGATTTCCAACTTCCAACTTCCAACCATCGTCACCCCAGAGCAAAAAATTGAAATCCCTGAAATTGCCTTACATCTGCCTTCAAGTGTGTTTATTCCAGCTTTTGGAGCCCTCATGGCCACTCTGAACGTTTCCTCCCCTATATATAATGTATCAGCAACTGCCAATGTAGAGAAAAAGGATTCAAATCTTGTAACCTCGCTGAATTCAATTTGTACTTCTACCATGATCTTCTTGGAATATGACCTCTCTG CCAGTGCAACCCTTGGATTTGATAATGGAGTAATCAAGCTAAATGGGAAGTACAACTTTATTCACAGTGATATAAATGTCGACTGGCAACATGTTTTGGCACAAAACCTAAG GATGAAGCGCCAAACCCCTCAGGCTGGTTCTAT GGAGTCTCGTAATACTCTCAATGTTGACATCACTAGTCGGACATTTGTTGATGCAAACTTCCGCTTTGCTTCCCGCAAAGATGGCATCACTGCATCTATGTCTTGTCCATCATCTGGTTTCCTTGGATTGCAGTTTCAGCGGAGGTCTCCGTCACAGTTTTATGGAAAACTGTTCAGTCGCTACCTG TCTACCCCTGAAAAGGATACTGATGTTTTCACTGCCAAAGCCATGCTGAGAAACTCTCAGTTTATCTTACAGACATCATGGAATTGGGACTTCCTCCATGATGTGATTGAGGGTACCAAGAACAGGATTCCTGCTATGACCGATGCTGTGCTCAAGTTCATTAACAAGTACCACACTGCCCACTTTGGCTTTGATCTCAACCGTGGTGGCATGAAGCTGAAAAATACAGTTTCCAATGTCATAGAGAGAGTTTATCATGAGGTGCCTGTGTCTTTTACCACACTGCAGAATTCAATCAACCACCTTAGTGATCAAGGAAAAGACATGTACATGAAGGCTTCTGAAAGCTTTATGTCAATGAGTGTGCAGGATGTTATAGACATGTTGGCTCACAAAGCTAGACAACTCTTGAAACATAGTAAAGACACAATTAATGTTTTCGCGCAGTCAGTGACAGAGTTCATGAGTGACACAAAGTTTACAGTGCCTGGATCTGAAGAAAAGCTCTCAAGCCTGGAGATGTTCCAGGGAGCTCATCAGTCTGTATCAAGAGCCACTGACAGGGCAATCCAAAGGTTTGCCAGCCTTGTGGAGAAGATTTCCAAATACATCAGGGAAATCAAGTTCACCATACCTAGAACTGATGTTTTCAATGGAAATAAAATCATGGATAAACTGATGTCTTCTATAAGATCTGTATATGATCAGTTCAGATATTCAGTGCGCAGGGGGTGCGATTTgcttcaaaaaacagtaaattacCTCCTCCAAGTGATTGGTGAAAAAGCAAAGGATTTCGTCACCCACCTAAAAGATGCAAATGTGGAAATAGCTTCTCAAGTTGATGCCATCCACGCAGAAGTTCTGCAGTCTTCAAACCGACATATTGAGGAGGTAAAGAGATATGTGGCTGAGTATAAAGACCATGCCAAAGTGAAGATTCAAGAGGCTTATAATGCTTTAAGAATGGAGCAGGTAAATAATGATACCAACAAATTTATCAGTATTTTGCAATCACATCTCTACAGTGGACTGAATGAAAGCGTACATCTCATGAGAAGGACATCCCAGAGCACAGCACCGTACATTAGAGTGAGCAATAAAAAGATGGACATTGAAATTCCTTTACCCTTTCTTTGGAAGTCTTTCAGCGAATGGCCAACGCAATCTAGTCAGTAA